One region of Bacteroidales bacterium genomic DNA includes:
- a CDS encoding nucleotidyl transferase AbiEii/AbiGii toxin family protein, with product MIKPGEIQKKARTEGVRDQQIEKDYILSWILQGVAMHKELSKIIVFKGGTILKKVYFEDYRFSEDLDFTLLEDRISNQQILDYFNNVFEYVKEEANIPLEIIDDNEHEDGGTNFYISYIGPLGGMGTNKRVKVDISRSEKLQFEPIYQFVFLTYTDQEEHKLLCYTLEEILVEKLRSVMQRMQARDFYDIWYLLEIHGIEIDFYVNEFITKCESKKVNSLDFFKKLEQRLPQYKARWKKSMKEQIQNLPEFEQVEREIMKHLRNLKVSKM from the coding sequence GTGATAAAACCAGGAGAAATACAAAAGAAAGCAAGAACAGAAGGTGTTCGTGACCAGCAAATAGAAAAGGATTATATTTTATCATGGATTTTGCAGGGTGTTGCTATGCATAAGGAACTTTCCAAAATAATCGTTTTCAAAGGCGGAACTATTTTAAAGAAAGTTTATTTTGAAGATTATAGATTTTCGGAAGACCTTGATTTTACTTTATTGGAAGACAGAATTTCAAATCAGCAGATTTTAGATTACTTCAATAATGTGTTTGAATACGTGAAAGAGGAAGCAAATATTCCTTTAGAAATAATTGATGATAATGAACACGAAGACGGAGGAACTAATTTCTATATCAGTTATATCGGACCGCTTGGCGGAATGGGAACAAATAAACGTGTAAAAGTTGATATTTCGAGAAGTGAAAAATTACAGTTTGAACCAATATACCAGTTTGTTTTTTTGACATACACTGACCAGGAAGAACATAAACTACTTTGCTACACACTTGAAGAAATTCTTGTTGAAAAGCTTCGTTCTGTTATGCAACGAATGCAAGCAAGAGATTTTTATGATATTTGGTATTTGCTTGAAATACACGGAATAGAAATTGATTTTTATGTAAATGAGTTTATAACAAAGTGTGAAAGCAAAAAAGTAAATTCATTAGATTTTTTCAAAAAATTAGAACAACGATTACCGCAATATAAAGCTCGTTGGAAAAAATCTATGAAAGAACAAATTCAAAATTTGCCAGAATTTGAACAAGTAGAAAGAGAAATAATGAAGCATTTAAGAAATTTAAAAGTATCAAAAATGTAA